The following are encoded in a window of Brevibacillus sp. DP1.3A genomic DNA:
- a CDS encoding NUDIX domain-containing protein: MYAFYDDFGLPVQLTFSPEEYRNHQAGHVLIFAFYQGKLLFTRHRTRGVELPGGKVEAGENSLAAAVREVYEETGAILEGIERIGQYTIDDSMRKDIYTAKVAHYTNQPSGSDVLATIVFADIPRDVKGNQEFSRILQDDVYPLALERALRHPFAES, translated from the coding sequence ATGTACGCTTTTTACGACGATTTCGGCTTACCTGTCCAGCTAACCTTTTCTCCCGAAGAGTATCGTAACCACCAAGCAGGTCACGTGCTGATCTTCGCTTTTTATCAGGGAAAGCTGTTATTTACTCGCCATCGTACACGCGGTGTGGAGCTACCAGGGGGAAAAGTAGAAGCGGGTGAAAACAGCCTGGCGGCAGCAGTTCGTGAGGTCTATGAAGAAACCGGCGCCATTCTGGAAGGGATTGAGCGCATCGGACAGTACACCATCGACGACTCGATGCGAAAAGACATTTATACCGCAAAGGTAGCGCATTATACAAACCAGCCAAGTGGCTCAGACGTGCTCGCCACCATTGTGTTTGCGGATATCCCGCGAGATGTAAAAGGCAATCAGGAGTTTAGTCGTATTCTGCAAGATGATGTGTACCCGCTCGCACTCGAACGAGCTTTACGTCATCCCTTTGCGGAGTCCTAG
- a CDS encoding MFS transporter — protein sequence MAQNAKNLIGLVGVPLVMVLGNSMLIPVLPTMKTEMKLTALQTSLLITAFSIAAGIVIPFAGYLSDRFGRKIVIISSLALYGIGGLVAGLAALWIDQPYMAIMGGRVLQGIGAAGTAPIAMALVGDLFDGASESRALGLLETSNGMGKVLSPIFGSLLALISWYMVFLAFPIICGVVLLMFLFLTKEKKQDKKLLPVKQYMHSIAQVFKQHGKWLVPAFFIGSICLFTLFGVLFYLSDLLEEKYKIDGVIKGFFLAIPLLVMSIAAYVTGVIIKKKLKLMRLFVIIGMFLLATSYILASFVKGAYVLIGILVIGSAGTGMILPCLNSMIVGAVQKTERGMITSLYSGVRFIGVAIGPPIFTWLLGISRTVMFLSIACLSLVFAVLAIFFLKPKQVEQPGQGTKDSETNGWRQISEVLGIEPETVHEVQRERAIEKYGFDPNELVKRVLSGKKEKEKQ from the coding sequence ATGGCACAAAATGCGAAAAACCTGATTGGGCTTGTCGGGGTTCCATTAGTGATGGTGCTGGGCAACTCGATGCTGATCCCTGTACTGCCTACAATGAAAACAGAAATGAAGCTCACCGCCTTACAGACGAGCTTGTTGATCACTGCTTTTTCGATTGCAGCAGGTATTGTTATCCCTTTTGCCGGCTATTTGTCAGATCGATTTGGGAGAAAAATTGTCATTATCAGCTCCCTTGCCTTGTACGGTATTGGTGGTTTGGTCGCAGGGCTTGCCGCGTTGTGGATAGATCAACCTTATATGGCTATCATGGGAGGGCGAGTCTTGCAGGGGATCGGGGCTGCCGGGACAGCGCCCATCGCAATGGCATTGGTAGGGGATCTGTTCGATGGCGCTTCGGAGAGTAGGGCATTGGGGCTGTTGGAGACATCAAACGGGATGGGAAAAGTATTAAGTCCGATTTTTGGCTCCTTGCTTGCTCTCATTTCTTGGTACATGGTCTTTTTAGCTTTTCCGATTATTTGCGGTGTCGTCCTCCTGATGTTTTTATTTCTGACTAAGGAAAAGAAACAGGATAAGAAGCTACTCCCTGTCAAGCAGTACATGCATTCGATCGCGCAAGTGTTTAAGCAGCATGGAAAATGGCTTGTCCCCGCGTTTTTTATTGGGAGCATCTGCCTGTTCACGTTGTTTGGTGTACTGTTTTACCTGTCTGATTTATTGGAAGAAAAATACAAGATTGATGGTGTCATCAAAGGCTTCTTTTTGGCGATTCCCTTGCTCGTGATGAGTATCGCGGCATATGTGACAGGAGTCATTATCAAAAAGAAGCTGAAGCTGATGCGTCTGTTTGTGATTATCGGCATGTTTTTGCTGGCTACGTCTTACATTCTGGCCAGCTTTGTCAAAGGGGCTTATGTCCTGATTGGCATTTTGGTCATCGGCAGCGCGGGGACGGGAATGATTTTACCGTGCTTGAACTCCATGATCGTTGGGGCCGTACAAAAAACAGAGCGAGGCATGATTACTTCTTTGTATAGTGGTGTACGTTTTATCGGTGTTGCGATCGGCCCACCTATTTTTACCTGGTTGCTCGGGATTTCTCGGACGGTCATGTTTCTATCAATCGCATGTTTATCGCTCGTTTTCGCTGTGCTAGCGATCTTTTTCTTGAAGCCCAAGCAGGTCGAGCAGCCAGGACAAGGGACAAAAGACAGCGAGACGAATGGGTGGCGGCAAATATCAGAGGTACTGGGAATTGAACCAGAAACGGTGCACGAGGTACAACGAGAGAGAGCCATCGAAAAGTATGGCTTTGATCCAAATGAGCTCGTCAAGCGTGTGTTGTCGGGAAAGAAGGAAAAGGAAAAACAATAA
- a CDS encoding NAD(P)/FAD-dependent oxidoreductase — MEHIQVLIAGGGIAGLSAAIWCQRLGLSCLLIEKTDRLGGQLHHIYNEITDFPPLVYDQGAALVKVLIAHPFIQQPNIRLNEAILSIDRETKQVMTSKSVYRVDYLLIATGVGWNEIPALADCPSVLSPWFSTTAQAHTIAGQDIAVIGGGDRALESAANLSFHARQVYLLVRSSEWRARPEWQKKITGLPNIQVLWETQVTDYQDEEARTVLTLTSTRAGNPETIVVDWILPRIGVHGNTVGLEGLDTFGDDYLQTDSYQRVNSPWIYAVGDVSNGAAYASLALAAGQAMKAVKHISLQIQNNRSMSL; from the coding sequence GTGGAACACATACAGGTGCTGATCGCAGGTGGCGGCATCGCAGGGTTGTCCGCAGCAATATGGTGCCAACGATTAGGTCTTTCTTGTCTTCTTATCGAAAAAACGGATAGACTCGGCGGCCAATTGCATCACATTTACAACGAGATTACCGACTTTCCACCCCTTGTATATGACCAGGGAGCTGCCCTTGTAAAGGTACTGATCGCCCATCCTTTCATCCAGCAGCCAAACATACGATTGAACGAAGCCATTCTTTCCATTGATCGGGAAACGAAACAGGTAATGACTTCGAAATCCGTTTATCGTGTCGACTATCTACTCATCGCCACAGGAGTTGGCTGGAATGAAATACCGGCCCTAGCTGATTGTCCAAGTGTCCTGTCGCCTTGGTTTTCTACAACAGCCCAAGCCCACACCATCGCCGGGCAAGATATCGCCGTTATCGGCGGAGGAGATCGCGCATTGGAGAGTGCAGCAAATTTGAGCTTTCATGCCCGACAAGTTTATCTGTTGGTTCGGAGCAGTGAGTGGCGTGCTCGTCCCGAATGGCAAAAGAAAATCACAGGCCTCCCCAACATCCAAGTCCTGTGGGAAACACAAGTAACTGACTATCAGGACGAAGAGGCACGGACGGTTCTGACACTCACCTCTACGCGCGCAGGCAATCCAGAGACGATCGTAGTCGATTGGATTCTGCCACGAATTGGTGTTCATGGAAACACAGTGGGTCTCGAAGGTTTGGACACGTTTGGCGATGACTATTTGCAAACGGATTCCTATCAACGAGTCAACTCTCCATGGATATACGCAGTCGGAGATGTGAGCAACGGAGCCGCTTATGCGAGTTTGGCACTGGCAGCTGGTCAAGCGATGAAGGCAGTCAAGCATATTTCCTTGCAAATTCAAAACAATAGATCAATGAGCCTGTAG